A genome region from Taeniopygia guttata chromosome 5, bTaeGut7.mat, whole genome shotgun sequence includes the following:
- the LOC115495440 gene encoding uncharacterized protein isoform X1, which yields MGYSRRATERRDCYQGWQRGSGPWWGVAKSDRAVASPEGAGGVPSVPACPATMWPCLLLALALLGTVSASHPAPCQLQGLPAAEATQLHYVVVKKLRTYSGAQRYCRDVYRGQLVSVHSAARNQELQKLAQSHHTIVSPWIGAVTSRRQAGQLESYWEDSSPWNYANWAPTHPFGIVTTCTTLSVRGKVTHPPCRGLGGAGEGSTGCWGIGGTLGGHYGEGLQGTG from the exons atggggtATAGCAGAAGGGCCACAGAGAGAAGAGATTGTTACCAAGGGTGGCAGAGGGGCTCTGGACCATGGTGGGGGGTGGCCAAGAGTGACAGGGCTGTGGCATCTCCAGAGGGTGCTGGTGGTGTCCCCAGTGTTCCTGCATGTCCTGCTACCATGtggccctgcctgctgctcGCTCTCGCCCTGCTGGGCACTGTCTCTGCAAGCCACCCTG ccccctgccagctccaggggctCCCCGCGGCTGAGGCCACCCAGCTGCACTACGTGGTGGTGAAGAAGCTGCGCACCTACTCGGGCGCCcag CGCTACTGCCGGGACGTGTACCGGGGCCAGCTGGTCTCGGTGCACAGCGCTGCCCGcaaccaggagctgcagaaactgGCACAAAGCCACCACACCATCGTCTCACCCTGGATTGGAGCTGTCACCAGCCGCAGG CAGGCGGGACAGTTGGAGTCCTACTGGGAGGACTCCAGCCCCTGGAACTATGCGAACTGGGCACCCACCCACCCCTTCGGTATTGTCACCACCTGCACCACCCTCAGCGTCCGAGGTAAGGTCACCCACCCACCGTGTCGTGGcttggggggtgctggggaggggagcaCAGGCTGCTGGGGAATTGGAGGAACACTGGGAGGGCACTATGGGGAGGGTCTACAGGGCACTGGCTGA
- the LOC115495440 gene encoding proteoglycan 3 isoform X4 — MGYSRRATERRDCYQGWQRGSGPWWGVAKSDRAVASPEGAGGVPSVPACPATMWPCLLLALALLGTVSASHPAPCQLQGLPAAEATQLHYVVVKKLRTYSGAQRYCRDVYRGQLVSVHSAARNQELQKLAQSHHTIVSPWIGAVTSRRAGQLESYWEDSSPWNYANWAPTHPFGIVTTCTTLSVRDGLWRSRFCFQLRPFICQY; from the exons atggggtATAGCAGAAGGGCCACAGAGAGAAGAGATTGTTACCAAGGGTGGCAGAGGGGCTCTGGACCATGGTGGGGGGTGGCCAAGAGTGACAGGGCTGTGGCATCTCCAGAGGGTGCTGGTGGTGTCCCCAGTGTTCCTGCATGTCCTGCTACCATGtggccctgcctgctgctcGCTCTCGCCCTGCTGGGCACTGTCTCTGCAAGCCACCCTG ccccctgccagctccaggggctCCCCGCGGCTGAGGCCACCCAGCTGCACTACGTGGTGGTGAAGAAGCTGCGCACCTACTCGGGCGCCcag CGCTACTGCCGGGACGTGTACCGGGGCCAGCTGGTCTCGGTGCACAGCGCTGCCCGcaaccaggagctgcagaaactgGCACAAAGCCACCACACCATCGTCTCACCCTGGATTGGAGCTGTCACCAGCCGCAGG GCGGGACAGTTGGAGTCCTACTGGGAGGACTCCAGCCCCTGGAACTATGCGAACTGGGCACCCACCCACCCCTTCGGTATTGTCACCACCTGCACCACCCTCAGCGTCCGAG ATGGGCTCTGGCGAAGCCGCTTCTGCTTCCAGCTGCGCCCCTTCATCTGCCAGTACTGA
- the LOC115495440 gene encoding proteoglycan 3 isoform X3 has translation MGYSRRATERRDCYQGWQRGSGPWWGVAKSDRAVASPEGAGGVPSVPACPATMWPCLLLALALLGTVSASHPAPCQLQGLPAAEATQLHYVVVKKLRTYSGAQRYCRDVYRGQLVSVHSAARNQELQKLAQSHHTIVSPWIGAVTSRRQAGQLESYWEDSSPWNYANWAPTHPFGIVTTCTTLSVRDGLWRSRFCFQLRPFICQY, from the exons atggggtATAGCAGAAGGGCCACAGAGAGAAGAGATTGTTACCAAGGGTGGCAGAGGGGCTCTGGACCATGGTGGGGGGTGGCCAAGAGTGACAGGGCTGTGGCATCTCCAGAGGGTGCTGGTGGTGTCCCCAGTGTTCCTGCATGTCCTGCTACCATGtggccctgcctgctgctcGCTCTCGCCCTGCTGGGCACTGTCTCTGCAAGCCACCCTG ccccctgccagctccaggggctCCCCGCGGCTGAGGCCACCCAGCTGCACTACGTGGTGGTGAAGAAGCTGCGCACCTACTCGGGCGCCcag CGCTACTGCCGGGACGTGTACCGGGGCCAGCTGGTCTCGGTGCACAGCGCTGCCCGcaaccaggagctgcagaaactgGCACAAAGCCACCACACCATCGTCTCACCCTGGATTGGAGCTGTCACCAGCCGCAGG CAGGCGGGACAGTTGGAGTCCTACTGGGAGGACTCCAGCCCCTGGAACTATGCGAACTGGGCACCCACCCACCCCTTCGGTATTGTCACCACCTGCACCACCCTCAGCGTCCGAG ATGGGCTCTGGCGAAGCCGCTTCTGCTTCCAGCTGCGCCCCTTCATCTGCCAGTACTGA
- the LOC115495440 gene encoding uncharacterized protein isoform X2, with product MGYSRRATERRDCYQGWQRGSGPWWGVAKSDRAVASPEGAGGVPSVPACPATMWPCLLLALALLGTVSASHPAPCQLQGLPAAEATQLHYVVVKKLRTYSGAQRYCRDVYRGQLVSVHSAARNQELQKLAQSHHTIVSPWIGAVTSRRAGQLESYWEDSSPWNYANWAPTHPFGIVTTCTTLSVRGKVTHPPCRGLGGAGEGSTGCWGIGGTLGGHYGEGLQGTG from the exons atggggtATAGCAGAAGGGCCACAGAGAGAAGAGATTGTTACCAAGGGTGGCAGAGGGGCTCTGGACCATGGTGGGGGGTGGCCAAGAGTGACAGGGCTGTGGCATCTCCAGAGGGTGCTGGTGGTGTCCCCAGTGTTCCTGCATGTCCTGCTACCATGtggccctgcctgctgctcGCTCTCGCCCTGCTGGGCACTGTCTCTGCAAGCCACCCTG ccccctgccagctccaggggctCCCCGCGGCTGAGGCCACCCAGCTGCACTACGTGGTGGTGAAGAAGCTGCGCACCTACTCGGGCGCCcag CGCTACTGCCGGGACGTGTACCGGGGCCAGCTGGTCTCGGTGCACAGCGCTGCCCGcaaccaggagctgcagaaactgGCACAAAGCCACCACACCATCGTCTCACCCTGGATTGGAGCTGTCACCAGCCGCAGG GCGGGACAGTTGGAGTCCTACTGGGAGGACTCCAGCCCCTGGAACTATGCGAACTGGGCACCCACCCACCCCTTCGGTATTGTCACCACCTGCACCACCCTCAGCGTCCGAGGTAAGGTCACCCACCCACCGTGTCGTGGcttggggggtgctggggaggggagcaCAGGCTGCTGGGGAATTGGAGGAACACTGGGAGGGCACTATGGGGAGGGTCTACAGGGCACTGGCTGA
- the SLC43A3 gene encoding equilibrative nucleobase transporter 1 isoform X1, whose amino-acid sequence MAGGAGLAKRLGTLLSGLLECGAFCGIIFGWASLVFVLKDLGYFEGLCQPSATPGPNFTLGSDCSRQDEQFSLVFTIGSFMNNFMTFPMGIVFDRFGTTAARLIAISLYTGGTLLVAFSTPELAMLLFPAMSMLSVGGILLILTNMQVGNLFGNYRSIIITLYNGAFDSSSAVFLIVKLLYEHGLSLRAMFLFLAACSAWHLLRTLFLMPRSRIPYPLPPDYNYGLRCRGRSRSYRSRKDKQPPGEAGAEETPLEPPVTRGAGGDATGTPFRACACSWLFAWHVAWLSVMQLRHYLFIGTLNPQLEHLAGGDHTMVSTYTNAFAFTQLCGVLCAPWNGLILDRHKRGKAPRPEGTLAALADLRSAVLSLVVTVALCLLFSVFAALPVLPAQFGTFVLQVISRSFLYGGNAAFLAIAFPPQHFGKLYGLAMALSALVALLQYPCVALVQGPLQGDPFYMNLGLIAVVLVAFVSPVVVARECQRRAKELGMAGTPLAAPPGTEIHAETPH is encoded by the exons AtggcggggggcgcggggctggCCAAGCGCCTGGGGACCCTCCTGTCAGGGCTGCTGGAGTGCGGCGCCTTCTGCGGCATCATCTTCGGCTGGGCCTCCCTCGTCTTCGTCCTCAAGGACCTGGGCTACTTcgaggggctgtgccagccctccGCCACCCCCGGCCCCAACTTCACCCTGGGGTCTG actgcagcaggcaggatgAGCAGTTCTCCCTGGTCTTCACCATCGGCTCCTTCATGAACAACTTCATGACCTTCCCCATGGGCATCGTCTTTGACCGCTTCGGCACCACGGCCGCGCGCCTCATCGCCAT CTCCCTCTACACTGGTGGGACCCTGCTCGTCGCCTTCTCCACCCCAG AGCTGGCGATGCTGCTCTTCCCGGCCATGTCCATGCTGTCGGTGGGTggcatcctcctcatcctcaccaaCATGCAG GTGGGGAACCTGTTTGGGAACTACCGCTCCATCATCATCACCCTCTACAACGGGGCCTTCGACTCCTCCTCCGCCGTCTTCCTCATCGTCAAG CTGCTGTACGAGCACGGGCTGTCCCTGCGGGCCATGTTCCTCTTCCTGGCAGCCTGCAGCGCCTGGCACCTCCTGCGCACCCTCTTCCTGATGCCGCGCAGCCGCATCCCCTACCCGCTGCCCCCCGATTACAACTACGG GCTGCGGTGCCGGGGCCGTTCCCGCTCCTACCGAAGCCGCAAGGACAAGCAGCCCCCGGGAGAGGCTGGAGCCGAGGAGACACCCCTGGAACCGCCCGTAACTCGAGGTGCCG GTGGGGACGCCACCGGGACGCCGTTCCGGGCCTGCGCCTGCTCCTGGCTGTTCGCCTGGCACGTCGCCTGGCTCTCGGTGATGCAGCTGCGGCATTACCTGTTCATCGGCACCCTCAACCCGCAGCTCGAGCACCTGGCGGGGGGGGACCACACCATGG TGAGCACCTACACCAACGCCTTCGCCTTCACCCAGCTCTGCGGGGTGCTCTGCGCCCCCTGGAACGGCCTCATCCTCGACCGGCACAAGAGGGGAAAAGCCCCCCGCCCTGAGG GGACCCTGGCCGCGCTGGCAGATCTGCGGTCGGCGGTGCTGTCGCTGGTGGTGACGGTGGCACTGTGCCTGCTGTTCTCTGTGTTTGCCGCCCTGCCTGTCCTGCCTGCCCAGTTTGGCACCTTCGTGCTGCAGGTCATCAGCCGCTCCTTCCTGTACGGTGGCAATGCCGCCTTCCTGGCCATCGC GTTCCCCCCGCAGCACTTCGGGAAGCTCTACGGGCTGGCCATGGCACTGTCAGCGCTGGTGGCCCTGCTGCAGTACCCCTGTGTCGCCCTGGTGCAGGGGCCGCTCCAGGGGGACCCTTTCTAT ATGAACTTGGGGCTCATTGCCGTGGTGCTGGTGGCCTTTGTCAGCCCCGTGGTGGTTGCCCGCGAGTGCCAGCGGCGAGCCAaggagctggggatggctgGCACACCCCTGGCAGCCCCCCCTGGCACTGAGATCCACGCCGAGACCCCTCACTGA
- the SLC43A3 gene encoding equilibrative nucleobase transporter 1 isoform X2, translating into MAGGAGLAKRLGTLLSGLLECGAFCGIIFGWASLVFVLKDLGYFEGLCQPSATPGPNFTLGSDCSRQDEQFSLVFTIGSFMNNFMTFPMGIVFDRFGTTAARLIAISLYTGGTLLVAFSTPELAMLLFPAMSMLSVGGILLILTNMQVGNLFGNYRSIIITLYNGAFDSSSAVFLIVKLLYEHGLSLRAMFLFLAACSAWHLLRTLFLMPRSRIPYPLPPDYNYGLRCRGRSRSYRSRKDKQPPGEAGAEETPLEPPVTRGGDATGTPFRACACSWLFAWHVAWLSVMQLRHYLFIGTLNPQLEHLAGGDHTMVSTYTNAFAFTQLCGVLCAPWNGLILDRHKRGKAPRPEGTLAALADLRSAVLSLVVTVALCLLFSVFAALPVLPAQFGTFVLQVISRSFLYGGNAAFLAIAFPPQHFGKLYGLAMALSALVALLQYPCVALVQGPLQGDPFYMNLGLIAVVLVAFVSPVVVARECQRRAKELGMAGTPLAAPPGTEIHAETPH; encoded by the exons AtggcggggggcgcggggctggCCAAGCGCCTGGGGACCCTCCTGTCAGGGCTGCTGGAGTGCGGCGCCTTCTGCGGCATCATCTTCGGCTGGGCCTCCCTCGTCTTCGTCCTCAAGGACCTGGGCTACTTcgaggggctgtgccagccctccGCCACCCCCGGCCCCAACTTCACCCTGGGGTCTG actgcagcaggcaggatgAGCAGTTCTCCCTGGTCTTCACCATCGGCTCCTTCATGAACAACTTCATGACCTTCCCCATGGGCATCGTCTTTGACCGCTTCGGCACCACGGCCGCGCGCCTCATCGCCAT CTCCCTCTACACTGGTGGGACCCTGCTCGTCGCCTTCTCCACCCCAG AGCTGGCGATGCTGCTCTTCCCGGCCATGTCCATGCTGTCGGTGGGTggcatcctcctcatcctcaccaaCATGCAG GTGGGGAACCTGTTTGGGAACTACCGCTCCATCATCATCACCCTCTACAACGGGGCCTTCGACTCCTCCTCCGCCGTCTTCCTCATCGTCAAG CTGCTGTACGAGCACGGGCTGTCCCTGCGGGCCATGTTCCTCTTCCTGGCAGCCTGCAGCGCCTGGCACCTCCTGCGCACCCTCTTCCTGATGCCGCGCAGCCGCATCCCCTACCCGCTGCCCCCCGATTACAACTACGG GCTGCGGTGCCGGGGCCGTTCCCGCTCCTACCGAAGCCGCAAGGACAAGCAGCCCCCGGGAGAGGCTGGAGCCGAGGAGACACCCCTGGAACCGCCCGTAACTCGAG GTGGGGACGCCACCGGGACGCCGTTCCGGGCCTGCGCCTGCTCCTGGCTGTTCGCCTGGCACGTCGCCTGGCTCTCGGTGATGCAGCTGCGGCATTACCTGTTCATCGGCACCCTCAACCCGCAGCTCGAGCACCTGGCGGGGGGGGACCACACCATGG TGAGCACCTACACCAACGCCTTCGCCTTCACCCAGCTCTGCGGGGTGCTCTGCGCCCCCTGGAACGGCCTCATCCTCGACCGGCACAAGAGGGGAAAAGCCCCCCGCCCTGAGG GGACCCTGGCCGCGCTGGCAGATCTGCGGTCGGCGGTGCTGTCGCTGGTGGTGACGGTGGCACTGTGCCTGCTGTTCTCTGTGTTTGCCGCCCTGCCTGTCCTGCCTGCCCAGTTTGGCACCTTCGTGCTGCAGGTCATCAGCCGCTCCTTCCTGTACGGTGGCAATGCCGCCTTCCTGGCCATCGC GTTCCCCCCGCAGCACTTCGGGAAGCTCTACGGGCTGGCCATGGCACTGTCAGCGCTGGTGGCCCTGCTGCAGTACCCCTGTGTCGCCCTGGTGCAGGGGCCGCTCCAGGGGGACCCTTTCTAT ATGAACTTGGGGCTCATTGCCGTGGTGCTGGTGGCCTTTGTCAGCCCCGTGGTGGTTGCCCGCGAGTGCCAGCGGCGAGCCAaggagctggggatggctgGCACACCCCTGGCAGCCCCCCCTGGCACTGAGATCCACGCCGAGACCCCTCACTGA
- the RTN4RL2 gene encoding reticulon-4 receptor-like 2: MRPPTARDLPPGGRPAALLLLAALVWVPGGAPACPALCTCYVSPPTVSCQANNFSSVPAGLPPGARRLFLQNNVIGALRAGTFGPSTVTLWLYSNNISSIQPGTFRHLPALEELDLGDNPHLRVLAPDTFHGLHRLQALHLYRCRLANLPSGIFRGLRSLQYLYLQENGLLYLQDDLFADLANLSHLFLHGNRLRALSEGVFRGLSSLDRLLLHANRLAAIHRRAFGGLARLTILYLFNNSLVALPGDPLAALPSLQFLRLNANPWACDCRARPLWAWFRRTRVSSSPVPCASPPHRRGTDLRHLRPKDFDACPEDDDDDEEMEDGNGGAGNGVAVMGTPGRALGRPGTLPAAPPSAFYRDGLPPHDLRGPQPRPPPPSRDSRGPPEDASCPHDPCAPMAAAMPHRPPVLLPLVALILPRL; the protein is encoded by the exons ATGCGGCCCCCCACGGCTCGGGACCTGCCCCCAG GCGGGCGCCCGgcggccctgctgctgctggcggcGCTGGTGTGGGTGCCCGGCGGGGCTCCCGCCTGCCCCGCGCTCTGCACCTGCTACGTCTCGCCGCCCACCGTCAGCTGCCAGGCCAACAACTTCTCCTCGGTGCCCGCGGGGCTCCCGCCCGGCGCCCGCCGCCTCTTCCTGCAGAACAACGTCATCGGGGCGCTGCGGGCGGGCACCTTCGGGCCCAGCACCGTCACCCTCTGGCTCTACTCCAACAACATCTCCTCCATCCAGCCGGGCACCTTCCGCCACCTGCCCGCCCTGGAGGAGCTCGACCTGGGTGACAACCCGCACCTCCGCGTCCTGGCCCCCGACACCTTCCACGGCCTCCACCGCCTCCAGGCCCTGCACCTGTACCGGTGCCGGCTGGCCAACCTGCCCAGCGGCATCTTCCGCGGTCTCCGCAGCCTCCAGTACCTCTACCTGCAGGAGAACGGGCTGCTCTACCTCCAG GACGACCTCTTTGCCGACCTGGCTAACCTGAGCCACCTCTTCCTGCACGGCAACCGGCTGCGGGCGCTGTCGGAGGGCGTCTTCCGGGGGCTGTCGAGCCTGGACCGCCTGCTGCTGCACGCCAACCGGCTGGCAGCCATCCACCGCCGCGCCTTCGGGGGGCTGGCACGCCTCACCATCCTCTACCTGTTCAACAACAGCCTGGTGGCCCTGCCCGGGGACCCGCTGGCCGCGCTGCCCTCGCTGCAGTTCCTGCGCCTCAACGCCAACCCCTGGGCCTGCGACTGCCGAGCGCGCCCGCTCTGGGCCTGGTTCCGCCGCACGCGCGTCTCCAGCTCCCCGGTGCCCTGCGCCAGCCCCCCGCACCGCCGCGGCACCGACCTGCGCCACCTCCGCCCCAAAGACTTCGACGCCTGCCCCGAGGACGACGACGACGATGAGGAGATGGAAGATGGCAACGGCGGCGCTGGCAATGGGGTGGCGGTGATGGGCACCCCGGGGCGGGCGTTGGGTCGGCCCGGCACACTCCCGGCCGCGCCGCCCTCCGCCTTCTACCGCGACGGGCTGCCCCCCCACGACCTGCGGGGACCCCAGCCCCGGCCACCCCCTCCGTCCCGTGACTCCCGTGGGCCCCCCGAGGACGCCAGCTGCCCCCATGACCCCTGTGCCCCCATGGCCGCCGCCATGCCCCACCGGCCCCCCGTCCTCCTGCCCCTCGTGGCTCTGATCCTGCCCCGACTCTGA
- the TIMM10 gene encoding mitochondrial import inner membrane translocase subunit Tim10 (The RefSeq protein has 2 substitutions compared to this genomic sequence) — protein sequence MDPLRAQQLAAELEVEMMADMYNRMTRACHRKCVPPHYKESELSKGECVCLDRCVAKYLEVHERMGKKLTELSLQDEQLLKRMQQGSGTA from the exons ATGGATCCGCTGCGGGCTCAGCAGCTGGCGGCCGAACTGGAGGTTGAGATGATGGCCGACATGTATAATCG GATGACCCAGGCGTGCCACCGCAAGTGCGTCCCCCCGCACTACAAAGAGTCGGAGCTGTCCAAAGGGGAATGCGTGTGCCTGGATCGCTGCGTGGCCAAGTACCTGGAGGTGCACGAGCGGATGGGGAAGAAGCTGACGGAGCTGTCGCTGCAGGACGAGGAGCTGCTCAAGCGAATGCAGCAGGGCAGCGGCACTGCCTGA
- the SMTNL1 gene encoding smoothelin-like protein 1 has product MEALGDAETPTSDTPTSDTPTSDTPTPGTPTLDTPTASTPTPGTPTASTSTSDTPTLGTPTRGSPTPDTPSDPAAGPGESSGEATAPRGGEEAREAGGDAGDTGGEGKNTGGEGEDTGGSGGCAGEEAAGDGGAEAPRSAGGDAGEAGDGGGDAKAGTAGGTGAGTEEGTEEGTEGKAAPAATGNTRRQKEPTWLQDEDDELWPEFPPCSSPEGAASPTSPTSPTSPMSPMSPTSPISPVSPASPAPPTAGTAEDTGGSKRGAPAGGTRDKAAPGSAGQRLRLEGAGGRPRVGTRAQGRSAILEKFGGAAKGPAPHLRRSGGAATVKTMLLEWCRARTRGYPHVDVQNFSGSWGSGLAFCALLHSFFPDAFDFATLEPNARRDNFALAFATAEERAGCAPLLEVEDMVRLPVPDAKCVYTYVQELYRCLVAKGLVKTKKR; this is encoded by the exons ATGGAGGCTCTGGGAGACGCTGAAACTCCCACCTCGGACACCCCGACCTCGGACACCCCCACCTCGGACACCCCCACCCCCGGCACTCCCACCTTGGACACCCCCACCGCGAGCACCCCCACCCCCGGCACCCCCACCGCGAGCACCTCCACCTCGGACACCCCCACTCTCGGCACCCCCACCCGCGGTAGCCCCACTCCGGACACCCCCTCTGaccccgccgcggggccgggggagAGCAGCGGGGAGGCGACGGCTCCCCGGGGTGGGGAGGAAGCTCGGGAAGCGGGGGGCGAtgcgggggacacggggggtgAAGGGAAGAACACGGGGGGTGAAGGGGAGGATacggggggctcaggggggtgCGCGGGGGAAGAGGCTGCTGGGGATGGCGGGGCAGAAGCACCCAGGAGTGCCGGGGGCGATGCCGGAGAGGCCGGGGATGGTGGTGGCGATGCCAAGGCAGGGACAGCCGGGGGCACCGGAGCGGGTACCGAGGAGGGTACCGAGGAGGGTACCGAGGGAAAAGCGGCGCCGGCAGCAACCGGCAACACCCGGCGTCAAAAG GAACCCACTTGGCTTCAGGACGAGGACGATGAGCTGTGGCCTGAGTTCCCTCCCTGCTCATCCCCAGAGGGGGCCGCCAGCCCCACGTCCCCCACGTCCCCTACGTCCCCCATGTCCCCTATGTCTCCCACATCCCCTAtatcccctgtgtccccagcatccccagcaccccccacAG CTGGCACTGCCGAGGACACGGGGGGCAGCAAGAG GGGTGCTCCAGCAGGGGGGACGCGGGACAAGGCAGCCCCCGGTTCAGCGGGACAGAGGctgaggctggagggggccGGGGGACGGCCACGAGTGGGGACCCGGGCACAGGGGCGCAGCGCCATCCTGGAGAAGTTTGGAGG ggctgccaaggGCCCAGCCCCACACCTGCGGCGCTCAGGGGGGGCCGCCACGGTCAAGACGATGCTGCTGGAGTGGTGCCGCGCCCGCACCCGTGGGTACCCG CACGTGGACGTGCAGAACTTCTcggggagctggggcagcggCCTGGCCTTCTGCGCGCTCCTGCACAGCTTCTTCCCCGACGCCTTCGACTTCGCCACCCTGGAGCCCAACGCCCGCCGGGACAACTTCGCCCTGGCCTTCGCCACCGCCGA GGAGCGGGCGGGCTGTGCCCCCCTGCTGGAGGTGGAGGACATGGTGCGGCTGCCGGTGCCCGACGCCAAGTGCGTGTACACCTACGTGCAGGAGCTGTACCGCTGCCTGGTGGCCAAAGGGCTCGTGAAGACCAAGAAGCGCTGA
- the UBE2L6 gene encoding ubiquitin/ISG15-conjugating enzyme E2 L6, with product MAGRIAKELEEARRWEGARDVRPLDGNVRRWGGLLLPNNPPYNTGAFRFELTFSPNHPLEPPCATLRTPIYHPSVDREGRVCQPLTSEAHWEPTTRAIQVLQDLLLQLDSPDPQRVLRPKVAKELQERPEEFRLRAEEHTRLHAEPRPDPHA from the exons gagctggaggaggcgCGGCGCTGGGAGGGGGCCCGCGACGTGCGGCCGCTGGACGGGAACGTGCGGCGCTGgggggggctcctgctgccc AACAACCCCCCATACAACACGGGCGCCTTCCGCTTCGAGCTGACCTTCTCtcccaaccaccctctggagcccccctgtgccaccctccgCACCCCCATCTACCACCCCAGCGTGGACCGGGAGGGCCGCGTCtgccagcccctcaccagcgAGGCGCACTGGGAGCCCACCACCCGCGCCATCCAAG TGCTCCaggacctgctgctgcagctggacagCCCCGACCCCCAGCGGGTGCTGCGGCCGAAGGTGgccaaggagctgcaggagcgcCCCGAGGAGTTCCGGCTCCGGGCAGAGGAACACACCCGGCTCCACGCCGAGCCGCGCCCCGACCCCCACGCATAA